Proteins found in one Serinicoccus marinus DSM 15273 genomic segment:
- the yidC gene encoding membrane protein insertase YidC — translation MGFFDTILFPFIWFDSAILVGFEWLLTQFGMPDTSGWTWVLAIVGLVVTLRALLTPLMIRQIRSQRRLQIVQPELMKIQAKYKGKKDQASQKAFQEETFGLYREAGANPFGACLPILIQMPFFFALFRLLNTAETVSRGDVEPLGLFTRELATKMAGSEIFGAGLTSTFLHDQDLSAKILSLVLILVMSATQFITSHQLMRQNMSPEALNSPMARQQQILIYVLPIVFAVTGVNFPVALLIYWTVSNLWTMGQQFFVIRNMPAPNTPAEEKYKARMARKGKTATGIQLKNPNFMAEREAARTQVQARTAGQRTQPKSKKRSKRR, via the coding sequence ATGGGATTCTTCGACACCATCCTGTTCCCCTTCATCTGGTTCGACTCCGCGATCCTCGTCGGCTTCGAGTGGCTGCTCACCCAGTTCGGTATGCCCGACACCAGCGGGTGGACCTGGGTCCTCGCCATCGTCGGGCTGGTCGTCACCCTCAGGGCCCTGCTGACGCCGCTCATGATCCGCCAGATCCGCAGTCAGCGCCGGCTGCAGATCGTGCAGCCCGAGCTGATGAAGATCCAGGCGAAGTACAAGGGCAAGAAGGACCAGGCGAGCCAGAAGGCCTTCCAGGAGGAGACCTTCGGGCTGTACCGCGAGGCGGGTGCCAACCCCTTCGGTGCCTGCCTGCCCATCCTCATCCAGATGCCGTTCTTCTTCGCCCTCTTCCGGTTGCTCAACACCGCGGAGACGGTGAGTCGCGGCGACGTCGAGCCGCTCGGGCTCTTCACCCGGGAGCTGGCGACGAAGATGGCCGGCTCGGAGATCTTCGGGGCCGGGCTGACCTCGACCTTCCTGCACGACCAGGACCTGTCAGCGAAGATCCTGTCCCTGGTGCTGATCCTCGTGATGTCGGCGACGCAGTTCATCACCAGCCACCAGCTGATGCGCCAGAACATGTCGCCGGAGGCCCTCAACAGCCCGATGGCGCGGCAGCAGCAGATCCTCATCTACGTGCTGCCTATCGTCTTCGCCGTGACGGGCGTCAACTTCCCGGTGGCGCTGCTCATCTACTGGACGGTCAGCAACCTGTGGACCATGGGCCAGCAGTTCTTCGTCATCCGCAACATGCCGGCGCCGAACACGCCGGCCGAGGAGAAGTACAAGGCCCGCATGGCGCGCAAGGGCAAGACGGCCACCGGGATCCAGCTGAAGAACCCGAACTTCATGGCCGAGCGCGAGGCGGCTCGCACGCAGGTGCAGGCCCGGACGGCGGGTCAGCGGACCCAACCCAAGAGCAAGAAGCGCAGCAAGAGGCGCTGA
- the yidD gene encoding membrane protein insertion efficiency factor YidD, with protein MSEAQLRDVHRGGVGEGEPRSVLARPLVWMIRLYQWTISPLLGPVCRYYPSCSAYGVNALERHGPLRGGWLTVRRVLRCHPWAAGGVDHVPPRPGSGAGDRTDPTVEQHAPTTTPGDETAAARRD; from the coding sequence ATGAGTGAGGCCCAGCTCCGTGACGTCCACCGGGGAGGCGTGGGCGAGGGGGAACCTCGTAGCGTCCTGGCTCGTCCTCTGGTCTGGATGATCCGGCTCTACCAGTGGACGATCTCGCCGTTGCTGGGCCCGGTCTGCCGTTACTACCCGTCCTGCTCCGCCTACGGTGTCAACGCGCTGGAGCGCCACGGTCCCCTGCGGGGCGGGTGGTTGACGGTGCGCCGTGTCCTGCGCTGCCACCCGTGGGCGGCCGGCGGGGTGGACCACGTGCCGCCCCGTCCCGGCTCAGGGGCCGGGGACCGCACGGACCCGACCGTGGAGCAGCACGCTCCGACGACCACCCCGGGCGACGAGACCGCCGCCGCCCGCCGAGACTGA